The Nostoc sp. 'Peltigera membranacea cyanobiont' N6 genome contains the following window.
ACGTAGAACGGGGTATTATTGTCATCTACGCCATAGTCCATAACTCGGACAATATGGATGCTTTTTTGTCCTAGTAAGGCACAGGTTTTTGCTTCTCGCTCAAAGCGGTCTTGCAATCGCATCTTTTCATTTTGGATTGATAGAGCGAGAAATTTAACCGCAACAGGTACACCTCCCAACAAAGTATCTTTAGCACGATAAACCCGACCCATTGCTCCAGTACCGATTAACTCCTGGAGTTGGTAGCGTTTGCTGAGTAAGCGACCAATGTTGGGGTCTGACATAGAGAATTTGAATCCAAAAGCAGGTTGTAAGTGTTTGCGAGGAAAAGTGTATTCAAACTGATATCTGAATTATTACGCCCAGAAATGACTTTCTAGATGAGTACCACAAGCTATAAATCGGAGTTAAAAAGCCAAAAATCTTATCATACAAGTAAGCTTTCTGGCTGGCGACTTAAAATCGTTGCTCTATTTACGCGGTGCTGTGCTAGCTTTTTTCAATCCTCTAAAGGAGGACTGAAACCATGCTCTGACAGTTTGCAAGCGAGACGGTTATTACAACTGGTGCAACATACCAGATCGAACAAACAGAAAGAGTAGATTTATAATGACGCTTGTACCATTTTGCACTTTAATTGTGGTGTAGTCTTAGTTTGCCCAATTTTGAGTAGATAGATAACTCTAGGATCTACCAAAAACCTTCATTAGGGACAGGAGTAGCCCTGTTATGGTGACAAATAGCCGGATAATAAAGCTATGCGATCGCAACCAGTAAAGTGGAGAGGGTTGGTAAATGCTGGGTGTAGCCCTTTAAATGTTGGTAATAATGTTGCTCAATAAATCTCTTTTTAAACTCTTACCTCTATGTTCTCAGCGTCTGGGGTGGTTAAATAATTACTTGTAAACTGCTTCAGACGCAGAGAACACAAGGAAAAAAAGATATTTTTGGAGCGATCTTGAAAGAGCTAGTCTTAAGGGAGTGCCACACTCACTACAGAGTTATGATAACTTGTTTCGTAGGTAGAGATAATTACAAATACTTATTGCGCGATCGGGTTTTTAACTTTGAGTTTCATTCTGTTACGTAAATATCTACTGTTGCGATCCAAGGTTGATACTAGTAATTGGAATTTTTTCGTTTTCTCTGAAGATTATAAGAAATATCAAAAACTGATTTATTGCCCATTATATAGTATTCAATTCGACGTTTGATAATATTGTTAAATCGAGAGATGAAATCATAAAAAAAGTAAGGATTTTTCATCATTTCTGTTAATGCCGTTAACCATTTTCCTTGCTTGATAGGCACTACAACTTGAAAGTAAGCTAAATTTTTATTAACAACCGCAAGATTATAAGACAAAGCACGTATTAAAGCTGGATTTTTTTTCACAGCTTCTTGTTGCATGAAAGAATTACTCGCTACACAGTATTGATTTAGACGTGACAATATGCTTTGACGGACAAGAGAAATAGAGCGTGAACGGTAGAAATAATAAGGTTTTGGCACAATAAAAAAACGAGCGCCATTGATTAGGCATTTCATATCGAACCAATAGTCCTCAGCTATGCTGACAGTTTCATCGTATATAATGCCGTGCTTAACTAAAAATTCTCGTTTGAATATAGGCTTGGTTAAACCAAGACTCGACCCTGCTTGTCCATAGACATTAGTTTTCACAAAATAAACGGGATCGATTTGGATAATTTTATCTATATGTTCTCCACTTTCTTGAATCAATGTACTCCAAGGAGATGTCGCACCATCTTGGATTAAATAAAGATCGTCAGCAATCATGTCTGCATTTGTTTCCTCTGCCAGCAACACAAGCTTTTCTAATCTTTCCGGCTCATACCAGTCATCTGAATCAAGAATAGCAATCCATTCTCCTTGGGCTGCTGTGAGGGCACGATTACGCGCAGCAGAAACCCCCAGGTTTTCTTGATTAACTATTACTTTGAGACGTTGGTCAGAAAAACTTTTAGCGACTTTTACAGTTTGATCGCTTGAACCATCATCGACCACGATCAGTTCAATATCATTGAGCGTTTGCTCTAAGGCTGACTCTATTGCCTTCGCAATATATGCTTCAGTATTGTAAGCAGGGATAATGACAGAGACTTTAGGATTCATAAAACTGAACTCCAGACTACACAGTTACGTAAAAATACTAGAATTCTGACGATAATTTAAAAACATCTCTTTCATACTATACAACTCAGGAGGTGAGTGAGAATAAACGATGACTCTTTAAGGTCAGGCATGATACATTGATGATTGAGAAAAGCAGTGCGTTAAAAGTTACAGCAGTTTGCAAATAAGTGAGGTACAAAATGTATGACTCAAAATTCAGATATAAAGAATTCCTATCTACTCCCAAGGGGAGATGCTAAAAGCGATCTGCCTCCAACAATAACTGCCTCAAAATCCATAGCTTTGTACTTCATATAAAAGGAAACTTCTGTATTTTATCGAAAGGCTGCCAACCGAGACTCACAAAAGTCAGCCTGTAATGTTATTAGGCTGACTGACGTTCTAAGCTAACTTCCATTGTGTTAGTTAAAAAATGACCCGCTAAGATACCACTACTGAGATAATATCTATCTTCTGAAATCCGGTGTAGGGTTTCAAAGCCACTACGACGCTGACGATCGCCTAGTACCCAGTAACGCTGCACAATAGTATCTAAACCAATCCAGCCTTCACCTTCAACTTGTCCCCAAATATTATGTTGTAGTAAAAAAGTATACTGCCGCTCCCCCTCATGCAATCGTCCTTTGTATTGTAGAGAGATTTCCGAGCGATCGCTACCAGGAAATATCAGCTTAGTGGCCATAGTGAACCAGTTATCTCGATTCCAAGCTACCAAGGTCATACCCTTGACGCTGATTGGCATACCATTACGTTCCAGCCAATTTCCTTGCATTGCCCAGCGTCCTGGTTCCAATAAAAAAGTATGAGCCACTTATATATTCCCTGTCTCGATCGAGTGCCGCCAAGACTATAGTTATAGCAGTGCTGTTAGCGGTAGCGAGGCGTTTAGACCGTACTGAGTGAAGAATAAAGAAATTTTTTATTGTTCCTGTCGCATAACTCAGGACTGACTTTGGTGAATTTCCCCCAAAAGCACTTCTTTCGGTGCGCCAGTAGCAGTAGGTAAGTTGCCGGGAATGCCCAAATGCCGCCAGTAGGCTAAAACTGCAAAAGCGATCGCTTCTTTAAAATCTGCACTCAAACCAACTTCATCTGTAGTCAATACTGGGATTGATGCCAACAACAACTCTAATCGACGTTTCAAATAGAGATTGCGACTACCACCCCCACATAATAGTACGCGTTGTGGCATTTCCGGCAAAAAAGTACGGTAACTATGAACAATTGAAGCAGCTGTCAGTTCCGTCAGAGTTGCCAGTATGTCAGCAGCATTGAGTTGGTATGCTTCGGCATCTTTTAAACACTGATGCAGGTAAGCCACACCAAATAACTCTCGACCAGTAGATTTGGGCGGCGGTAGATGAAAATAGTCTTGGTGGAGCCATTGTTCTACTAAAGGATGACAAGGAGTACCACTTGCTGCCCAATTGCCATTTTCATCGTAAGTTTTAGCACCAGCGCTTAAATGCTCCACCGCCAGATCCAACAGACTATTTCCTGGGCCAGTATCCCAAGCACGAATTTTTGAAAGCCAGTCGCCATGCTGAGGTGGAATATAAGCTACATTACCAATGCCACCAATATTTTGAATACAACGCCCTTGTTCAGGATGACTGAGCAAATACGCATCTACTCTAGGCACGAGAGGCGCACCATGACCACCAATAGCGATATCAGCAACGCGGAAGTTGCTCACAGTTGTAATGCCGGTAAGATAGGCAATTAATTCGCCCCGCCCTAGTTGCAGACTATAACCCAAGCGAGTGCTAAGTTCTGAGTGAGAAGTGAGCATTTCTCTCCCCCTGCTCCCCTGCTCCCCTGCTCCTTCTTTAGGTGGTCGATGATAAACCGTCTGACCGTGGGAGCCAATGAGAGTGGCTGACTGATGACCAATTTGAATCTTTTGAGCGGCTTGGGCGAAGACTTGGGCGATCGCATCATCTATTTCTGCCAATTCTGCCATTGAGATGGCAGCGCCTGCACCAACTGCTAATATTCTTTCTCTGAGTTCGGCTGGATAAGGATATGTGAACCCAGCTAGCAACTCAAGTTTAAGATCCAATTCTGTACCGGAAATCTCTACCAACGCCGCGTCTATGCCATCTACAGATGTGCCACTAATTAAACCGATAACGCGAGTAGGGACAGCAACTTCTTCAGTCGGATGCATTGCTCAAGATTCTTTTGTTGATTGCAAGAGGTAGTTTAATTCATGCTACTACCGATGTCAAAAAAAACTAAGGTGGCATAGTTGACTGGAAAAAGACGAATTGTTAGGGAAGGGGTGAGAGGCAAGCGACAGCTACCTGTCAAAGAACGTAGTATTCCCTTGAATTAGAAAGAAGAATTACATTTGAAATCACAGTAATCCCAGTGTGATGTATTGTCAAAATTGATGTGGACGGTTGCTATACAGCAGTTTTATTTTGCATGAATTACAAAGCTAGAGGTTTGGAGGCAGGATATAGAAACTCTTTATTTCTGATGAGTTAACCCAGCATTTCGTACTTCATTTTCTTGCAAGCTACCGTAAAAAGATTGTGAAGCTAGTCATACAGCAAAATGCAGGTTATTTAATTACCTTAAAGAAGAACTAAGATAATCTTGAGCGTCAGCTTTAAAAACTATTCAGCCAAGTGATAAGCACAGGCTTTAAAGAGATTGAATAGCATAATGCCTCATCTCTTCTTGACCTATAACCATAAAAATGTAAACTACCTGCAAATCATCAAATCGCACTTTTTATAAATAAAGCTTGTTTATAACTTAGCACTGATAACTTCGCACTCTCTACATAAAGCGATAGACATCACAGAAAATAGTATCAGTGATTCTCCTCTAAATCAAACGCAACGACTTACATTTTTATCTGCGTATAATCAAATTTAAAAATTAGTAATCCCTCTGATGTTGGAATCTATAAACACATCGCAAAATGAGGCTAAGAACACGAAAGATAAAAAACAAAAAGGATTGTACAATGAAAAGTCTTTTAATGAAATCTGCGATCGCTTCTGGTATTGTTTTGTCCTTAGCTACTCTTAGCCGTCCTGCAATGGCTGGATCTTTTGCGATATCAATAGAAAACGCAGGCGTACAAAATGCAAATTTATCAAATCTTGTTGATGCTCATATACAAACCTTTGATGCACAAGCACAAGGTTACAGTGCAACAGGCTTTCAATGGAAGGATGGAACAAAAAATATTGGTAGCTATAAAGATACTCTGATCGAGAATCCAGACCAGTATGGTGCTGCTGGGGGAACAGGCAAGTATTTTGATGTAGATACAAGTAGATCGGGTAACGATCAAAAGGTTTCCACCCTGAATTTGACAAGCCCACAAAGTTACTTTGGACTTTGGTGGTCTGCTGGAGATGCTAACAACGTACTTACATTTCTTTCACAAGGTCAGACTGTTTTTTCTATGACCACTGCTGATGTGGTCAATTATATCGCAGGGTTATCAAATAAAGCCAGCTACTACGGTAATCCTAATGCGGCATTCAAAAATCAGGATTCTGGAGAACCCTTTGCGTTCATCAACTTCTACGATGTTGGCGGAACTTTCGATCAAGTTCAATTCACCAATATTGGCGGAACTGGTTTTGAATCAGATAATCACACAGTTGCTGCTGGCTACAAGAGTATCACTGGTGATGTAGTTACAGCAGCAGTTCCTGAGTCTTCTTCTGTATTAGGAGTCTTTGTAATTGGTTTTGTGGGTGCTACTTCAGTTATGACTCGTCGAGTTAAGAAAAAATCAGTTTTGCAATTGTCATAAGTGTAGGGGCTTACATTAAGAGCCTTTTGCACTTCTGATGATAATTAAGGGAATGTCACTCTCAAGCGATCGCCACTTTAATAGCACTGCTTTAAAGCAATCTTATTAAAGATACTAATTGTAGCTCAGTAAGATTTGCCTGATTTTCTCTATGCCTTACTCCCAGGCTCCACTTCGCGTAGTCTGCCTATGGCAGAATTTCAGAAGTTACATCGAAAAGTCAATATTTAATACAAGTTAGGGCGAGTTTACTTAAGTAAACTCGCCCAATTGTTTTGCGATTTATTTTATGAGCAGTCACTTTACACCACTTAGACAATGCCCGAATTGACTTCTGCTTCAGCTTACAGGATTAACTTGAGATAGCGCCGATCCTAAAGCCCAGGTTTTAAGAATCGATATGATAGGAAAGTAGATAAAATTTAAAAAATATTTATCGAATGGTGCTTCAATCATCTGGCTTGTCCAAGGTCAAAGACTCATTAACACAAAAAATCTTCTTGGGTAATGAACCCAATGCGGAATTAATTGCAATTCTCACTGTTTACTTTGTCCAAGGAATTTTAGGGCTATCGCGTCTAGCCGTAAGCTTTTTCCTCAAAGATGAACTGCTGCTGAGTCCAGTCCAGGTGTCGGCGTTATTGGGAATTGTTTTCCTACCTTGGACGATCAAGCCGGTGTTTGGCTTTATCTCTGATGGCTTGCCTATATTTGGTTATCGTCGTCGTCCTTACTTGATTTTATCCGGGATATTGGGAACTGCTTCCTGGGTGAGTTTGGCCACAATAGTTAATACTAGCTGGGCAGCCACATTAGCGATCGCTGTTAGTTCTCTCTCCGTCGCCATGAGTGATGTGATAGTTGACTCATTGGTT
Protein-coding sequences here:
- a CDS encoding Npun_F0296 family exosortase-dependent surface protein, with translation MKSLLMKSAIASGIVLSLATLSRPAMAGSFAISIENAGVQNANLSNLVDAHIQTFDAQAQGYSATGFQWKDGTKNIGSYKDTLIENPDQYGAAGGTGKYFDVDTSRSGNDQKVSTLNLTSPQSYFGLWWSAGDANNVLTFLSQGQTVFSMTTADVVNYIAGLSNKASYYGNPNAAFKNQDSGEPFAFINFYDVGGTFDQVQFTNIGGTGFESDNHTVAAGYKSITGDVVTAAVPESSSVLGVFVIGFVGATSVMTRRVKKKSVLQLS
- a CDS encoding anhydro-N-acetylmuramic acid kinase, whose translation is MHPTEEVAVPTRVIGLISGTSVDGIDAALVEISGTELDLKLELLAGFTYPYPAELRERILAVGAGAAISMAELAEIDDAIAQVFAQAAQKIQIGHQSATLIGSHGQTVYHRPPKEGAGEQGSRGREMLTSHSELSTRLGYSLQLGRGELIAYLTGITTVSNFRVADIAIGGHGAPLVPRVDAYLLSHPEQGRCIQNIGGIGNVAYIPPQHGDWLSKIRAWDTGPGNSLLDLAVEHLSAGAKTYDENGNWAASGTPCHPLVEQWLHQDYFHLPPPKSTGRELFGVAYLHQCLKDAEAYQLNAADILATLTELTAASIVHSYRTFLPEMPQRVLLCGGGSRNLYLKRRLELLLASIPVLTTDEVGLSADFKEAIAFAVLAYWRHLGIPGNLPTATGAPKEVLLGEIHQSQS
- a CDS encoding glycosyltransferase family 2 protein codes for the protein MNPKVSVIIPAYNTEAYIAKAIESALEQTLNDIELIVVDDGSSDQTVKVAKSFSDQRLKVIVNQENLGVSAARNRALTAAQGEWIAILDSDDWYEPERLEKLVLLAEETNADMIADDLYLIQDGATSPWSTLIQESGEHIDKIIQIDPVYFVKTNVYGQAGSSLGLTKPIFKREFLVKHGIIYDETVSIAEDYWFDMKCLINGARFFIVPKPYYFYRSRSISLVRQSILSRLNQYCVASNSFMQQEAVKKNPALIRALSYNLAVVNKNLAYFQVVVPIKQGKWLTALTEMMKNPYFFYDFISRFNNIIKRRIEYYIMGNKSVFDISYNLQRKRKNSNY